A genomic stretch from Armatimonadota bacterium includes:
- a CDS encoding DUF1559 domain-containing protein produces the protein MRTNKSHNWAFTLIELLVVIAIIAILAAILFPVFAKARESAKKTTCISNMKQFGIAFQAYYTDNDEHFPLQGGTQKWGDRLGWSENVYPGIKSFDVYRCPSDPKSNVSYTMNAACSVPQDPKVGYAARTISAVKSPAKMIQLAEAPGTGNHNGYPLSMPPAGQTLDNAVNKYGESDLTTEYGTANQDDGQVFGTPTGGFGYKNYGSLAMPINKYREINGAQIGKLYFPGRHNGGNVILFVDSHVGWFSTWDYNKMTFAYNLQ, from the coding sequence ATGAGGACAAACAAATCACATAACTGGGCGTTTACACTCATCGAACTGCTGGTGGTCATCGCGATAATTGCGATCCTGGCGGCCATCCTGTTCCCTGTTTTCGCCAAAGCGCGCGAAAGCGCGAAGAAGACCACCTGCATCAGCAATATGAAGCAGTTCGGTATTGCGTTCCAGGCGTACTATACCGACAATGATGAGCACTTCCCTCTTCAGGGAGGCACACAGAAATGGGGCGACAGGCTCGGGTGGAGCGAAAACGTCTACCCCGGCATCAAGAGCTTCGATGTCTATCGCTGCCCCTCTGATCCGAAGAGCAACGTGTCTTACACAATGAACGCCGCGTGTTCTGTTCCGCAGGATCCCAAAGTGGGGTACGCGGCGAGGACCATCTCCGCAGTTAAGAGCCCGGCCAAGATGATCCAACTTGCCGAAGCGCCGGGCACCGGCAACCACAACGGCTACCCCCTCTCCATGCCGCCCGCCGGGCAAACCCTTGACAATGCCGTCAACAAATACGGCGAGTCGGACCTGACTACCGAATACGGCACCGCGAACCAGGACGACGGCCAGGTTTTCGGGACGCCCACCGGCGGGTTCGGCTACAAGAACTACGGCAGCCTGGCGATGCCGATCAACAAGTACCGGGAGATTAACGGCGCCCAGATCGGTAAGCTCTACTTCCCCGGCCGGCACAACGGCGGCAACGTCATCCTGTTCGTCGATTCCCACGTCGGCTGGTTCAGCACGTGGGACTATAACAAGATGACATTCGCCTACAACCTTCAGTGA
- a CDS encoding alpha-amylase family glycosyl hydrolase codes for MGSCIAVGARLAACILLAASAHAVPVTLTYKAPDAVRVYVAGTFNSWSSSALAMAKGDNGLWTAKLDLEPGSYQYKFVVDGKWMSDPNAGTPVPPDGNSALWIAPDGSMPEHKRGDGKIVAFAVKHQGMDLLKVNRTHARFTVHTGAEDVDSVSMYLGPKHPAGSTEFDYAVETPLKRIGFDGTTEAWAVTAPVRGQMDYAFILRDGQSRWTFGADGLVADPRPDGGGYRPFEVNMDSLSLFETPAWAKDTVWYQVFPERFFNGDKSNDRKPPVGVPNWEAPLATVSDNPNSHYWGGDLKGIIDKLPYIKALGANGIYLNPIFLGPDSHKYATTDYLKVDPDFGDEATLKALCDKAHKLGMRVMLDGVFNHTSVYNPMFQDILKNQEKSKYAKWYRITSFPVLDPLTHYQGRGERDIPYEGWAGLKWMPRLNPDNPDCAAYILKVATYWIERCRIDGWRLDVANEVPHDFWVKFRSAVKGTKKDSLIVGEIWDNATPWLQGDQFDSVMNYRFRGAVLDFFARGRSDAALFVAALNTLNIQYPPQSTVVMYNLLGSHDVPRLMNECGGDERKAALATVFQMTSPGAPAVYYGDENGMAGGGDPWNRAPMVWDDKKWNSSLRETFKRAIALRRASPALRSSDTDTLVAPEGGRFAAFLRGTPRDAGSLITAFNASDMEQIVSVPVTKLSASAKWKDVWNGGDVSVTNEHLSLKLAPWSAAVLTPMR; via the coding sequence ATGGGCTCTTGCATCGCGGTAGGGGCGCGGCTCGCCGCGTGCATACTGCTCGCCGCGTCCGCTCACGCCGTGCCCGTCACGCTTACCTACAAGGCGCCGGACGCCGTTCGTGTGTACGTTGCCGGTACGTTCAACAGTTGGAGTTCCAGCGCCCTCGCCATGGCGAAGGGCGACAATGGACTGTGGACGGCGAAGCTGGACCTTGAGCCCGGCTCATACCAGTACAAGTTCGTGGTGGACGGCAAGTGGATGTCCGATCCGAATGCGGGCACCCCGGTCCCTCCGGACGGCAACAGCGCCCTGTGGATCGCACCGGACGGCTCGATGCCGGAGCACAAGCGCGGAGACGGCAAGATCGTGGCCTTTGCGGTGAAGCATCAGGGCATGGACCTGCTTAAGGTGAACAGGACCCACGCCCGGTTTACGGTTCACACAGGAGCCGAAGATGTTGACTCGGTGAGTATGTACCTTGGACCAAAACATCCGGCTGGAAGCACCGAGTTCGATTACGCGGTGGAAACGCCACTGAAACGAATTGGATTCGACGGAACGACCGAAGCGTGGGCCGTCACGGCGCCGGTTCGAGGGCAAATGGATTACGCCTTCATCCTTCGGGACGGACAATCCCGATGGACCTTCGGCGCCGACGGCCTCGTCGCGGACCCTCGTCCCGACGGCGGAGGCTACAGGCCGTTTGAAGTGAACATGGACTCATTATCATTATTCGAGACGCCGGCCTGGGCGAAAGACACGGTCTGGTACCAGGTCTTCCCGGAGCGCTTCTTCAACGGCGACAAGTCGAACGACCGCAAGCCGCCCGTCGGTGTGCCGAACTGGGAGGCGCCGCTTGCGACCGTGTCCGATAATCCCAACAGTCACTATTGGGGCGGGGACCTCAAGGGAATCATCGACAAACTGCCGTATATCAAGGCGCTGGGGGCGAACGGTATCTACCTGAATCCCATCTTCCTCGGCCCGGACAGTCACAAGTACGCTACCACGGATTACCTGAAGGTGGACCCCGACTTCGGCGACGAGGCGACTCTCAAGGCGCTGTGCGACAAGGCCCACAAACTCGGTATGCGCGTGATGCTGGACGGCGTATTCAACCACACCAGTGTCTACAACCCGATGTTCCAGGACATCCTCAAGAACCAGGAGAAGAGCAAATACGCGAAGTGGTACCGCATAACCTCTTTCCCGGTCCTGGATCCCCTCACGCATTATCAGGGCCGGGGGGAGCGCGACATCCCTTATGAAGGATGGGCCGGCCTCAAATGGATGCCGCGGCTGAACCCGGACAACCCGGATTGCGCCGCGTACATTCTCAAAGTCGCCACGTACTGGATTGAGCGCTGCCGCATCGACGGCTGGCGCCTTGATGTTGCGAACGAAGTGCCGCATGACTTCTGGGTGAAATTCCGCTCGGCGGTGAAGGGAACAAAGAAGGACTCCCTCATCGTTGGCGAGATATGGGATAACGCCACGCCATGGCTGCAGGGTGATCAGTTCGACAGCGTGATGAACTATCGCTTTCGCGGCGCCGTGCTGGATTTCTTCGCCCGCGGACGGTCGGACGCCGCCCTATTCGTGGCCGCGCTGAACACGCTCAACATCCAATACCCGCCGCAGTCAACGGTCGTGATGTACAACCTGCTTGGCAGCCACGATGTGCCGCGCCTGATGAACGAGTGCGGCGGCGATGAGCGCAAGGCGGCGCTTGCCACGGTGTTTCAAATGACTTCGCCGGGGGCTCCCGCCGTTTATTACGGTGACGAGAACGGGATGGCCGGCGGTGGCGATCCGTGGAATCGGGCGCCGATGGTCTGGGATGATAAAAAGTGGAATTCGAGCCTGCGCGAAACGTTCAAGCGCGCCATCGCTCTTCGGCGTGCCAGCCCCGCGCTTCGATCCTCCGATACCGATACTCTTGTGGCCCCCGAGGGCGGCAGATTCGCTGCCTTTCTGCGGGGCACGCCACGTGACGCGGGTTCGCTCATCACAGCGTTCAACGCGTCGGATATGGAACAAATCGTTTCCGTTCCCGTCACTAAACTGTCCGCATCCGCAAAGTGGAAGGACGTCTGGAATGGCGGTGACGTGTCCGTCACCAACGAGCATCTGAGTCTCAAGCTCGCGCCGTGGAGTGCCGCGGTGCTAACGCCAATGCGGTGA
- a CDS encoding LacI family DNA-binding transcriptional regulator, with translation MKPLTQKKIAELASVSQPTVSRVLGGDAGVDPAARDRIMDIVKRNGYQPHAQARSLRRQRSDTIGLAVRRTRQDFAKDPFYAELITAVMDRAAHQGYYLSISASRSADGERLFYDSLFASNRVDGLIILESLEHDERIERLRDHRFPFVLIGRYDGSPDLFSVNNDNIGGAAMVVRHLLERGRKRIGYVSGPHDLTVSQDRLIGYRQGLEDAGIRYDRDLVVEADFGEQGGRSAAHRLLDQQPDAILAIDDLIGLGALVSIKERGLRVPDDVALVGFNDSLFCPHTDPPLSSVSVNVNEIGAKAADLLIQRIEKKDTPPCQLLVPCELVARASS, from the coding sequence ATGAAACCACTCACACAGAAAAAGATAGCCGAACTCGCCAGCGTATCGCAACCGACGGTGTCACGCGTACTCGGCGGGGACGCCGGTGTCGATCCCGCCGCGCGGGACCGGATTATGGACATCGTGAAGCGCAATGGGTACCAGCCGCACGCCCAGGCGAGGAGCCTTCGCCGCCAGCGTTCCGATACCATCGGACTCGCTGTCCGCCGCACCCGCCAGGATTTCGCAAAGGATCCCTTCTACGCCGAATTGATCACCGCCGTGATGGATCGCGCCGCGCATCAGGGGTACTACCTGTCGATCTCTGCGTCGCGCTCCGCCGATGGCGAGCGCCTGTTTTACGATTCGCTTTTCGCAAGCAACCGCGTGGACGGGCTGATCATCCTCGAGAGCCTTGAACACGACGAACGGATAGAGCGCCTACGAGACCACCGTTTCCCGTTCGTCCTCATCGGGCGCTACGACGGCAGTCCGGACCTGTTCAGCGTGAACAATGACAATATCGGCGGAGCGGCCATGGTGGTCCGTCACCTGCTGGAGAGGGGCCGAAAGCGCATCGGATACGTCAGCGGTCCGCATGACCTGACCGTTTCCCAGGACCGGCTTATCGGCTATCGCCAGGGACTCGAGGACGCCGGCATCCGCTATGACCGCGATCTGGTCGTGGAGGCGGATTTTGGGGAGCAGGGCGGGCGATCCGCCGCGCACCGGCTGCTCGACCAACAGCCGGACGCGATACTGGCCATCGACGACCTCATTGGGCTCGGCGCACTGGTCAGCATCAAGGAGCGCGGGCTGCGCGTTCCGGACGATGTGGCCCTTGTCGGGTTCAACGATTCGCTCTTCTGCCCGCATACGGACCCGCCGCTCTCGTCCGTGAGCGTGAACGTCAATGAGATCGGCGCCAAGGCGGCCGACCTGTTGATTCAGCGCATCGAGAAGAAGGACACCCCACCGTGCCAGTTGCTCGTGCCATGTGAACTCGTCGCGAGGGCCTCCTCGTGA
- a CDS encoding menaquinone biosynthesis decarboxylase, which translates to MYNSLTEFIQRLEDAGELRRIAYPADPNLEITEIADRVMKAGGPALLFEKPKGYDFPLLINAFGSERRMAMALGAERLDDLAAEIADLTKPDIPQGLGAKIAMGLKYARLAKYLTKQGKGTAPCQEVVMEPPRLSALPVLTCWPLDGGPFITLPLVFTHDPNTGKRNVGMYRMQVFDDVTTGMHWQLHKVGMEHMVDSGAKPIQVAVCLGGDPAYTYSATAPLPKEIDEMLFAGFLRKQAVEMVKCKTIDVSVPRDVDFVIEGYVDPAERRIEGPFGDHTGFYTPAEPFPVFHVTAITHRKDPVYPATIVGPPPMEDAWLGKATERLFLPLLKTQVPEIVDMNLPVAAAFHNLAIVSIRKRYPGHARKVMHALWGLGQMMFTKIIIVVDADVDVQNPTEVLWKATGNIDPSRDLEIAMGPVDQLDHASVYACYGGHVGIDATAKWASEGFTREWPPEIEMDPGVKAKVDAIWGRLGI; encoded by the coding sequence ATGTACAATTCACTGACCGAGTTCATTCAGCGCCTGGAAGATGCGGGCGAACTGCGGCGGATTGCCTACCCGGCCGATCCGAACCTTGAGATCACCGAAATCGCCGACCGCGTGATGAAGGCCGGCGGGCCGGCGCTGCTCTTCGAGAAGCCGAAGGGTTACGATTTCCCGCTGCTGATCAACGCGTTCGGCTCGGAACGGCGCATGGCGATGGCGCTGGGCGCGGAACGGCTGGATGACCTGGCCGCAGAGATCGCAGACCTCACGAAGCCGGACATCCCGCAGGGACTGGGCGCCAAGATCGCGATGGGCCTCAAATATGCGCGACTGGCGAAATACCTCACGAAGCAGGGAAAGGGCACGGCGCCGTGCCAGGAAGTGGTGATGGAACCGCCGCGCCTCTCCGCGCTGCCTGTGCTGACGTGCTGGCCGCTTGATGGCGGTCCGTTTATCACGCTGCCGCTCGTGTTCACGCACGATCCCAACACCGGCAAGCGCAACGTGGGGATGTACCGGATGCAGGTTTTCGACGACGTGACGACCGGGATGCACTGGCAGCTGCACAAGGTTGGCATGGAGCATATGGTCGATTCCGGAGCGAAGCCCATCCAGGTGGCGGTCTGCCTCGGCGGCGATCCCGCCTACACCTACAGCGCGACCGCGCCGCTTCCGAAGGAAATCGACGAGATGCTCTTCGCCGGCTTCCTGCGGAAGCAGGCGGTCGAAATGGTGAAGTGCAAGACGATCGACGTCTCGGTGCCGCGCGACGTGGATTTCGTGATCGAGGGGTATGTGGACCCGGCGGAGAGGCGGATCGAGGGGCCGTTCGGCGATCACACCGGTTTCTACACGCCGGCCGAACCGTTCCCGGTGTTCCACGTGACGGCCATCACGCATCGGAAGGACCCCGTGTATCCCGCGACCATCGTCGGCCCGCCGCCGATGGAGGACGCCTGGCTTGGCAAGGCCACGGAGCGTCTCTTCCTCCCGCTGCTGAAGACACAGGTGCCGGAGATCGTGGATATGAACCTGCCGGTAGCGGCGGCATTCCACAACCTCGCCATCGTGAGTATCCGAAAGCGGTACCCCGGTCACGCGCGCAAGGTGATGCACGCGCTCTGGGGTCTCGGCCAGATGATGTTTACCAAGATCATCATCGTGGTGGACGCGGATGTGGACGTTCAGAACCCGACCGAAGTCCTCTGGAAGGCGACCGGCAATATCGACCCAAGCCGTGATCTGGAAATCGCGATGGGGCCGGTGGACCAGTTGGACCACGCGTCGGTGTACGCCTGTTACGGTGGGCACGTGGGAATCGATGCGACGGCCAAATGGGCGTCGGAAGGCTTCACCCGGGAATGGCCGCCGGAGATAGAGATGGATCCCGGCGTGAAGGCCAAAGTGGACGCAATCTGGGGCCGGTTGGGGATCTGA